One segment of Zonotrichia albicollis isolate bZonAlb1 chromosome 4, bZonAlb1.hap1, whole genome shotgun sequence DNA contains the following:
- the ECHDC3 gene encoding enoyl-CoA hydratase domain-containing protein 3, mitochondrial, with protein MAARLCRLRRPLTAAFSSAAAAGAGQAPPAEPLTELRQAGGVRTIVLNNPRRRNALSLPMLQSLRRDLLHDVKSRELRVIVIAAKGPVFCSGHDLKELSSEDDVKHHSQVFELCAEVMTLIQKLPVPVIAKVNGLATAAGCQLVASCDIAVASEKSQFATPGVNIGLFCSTPAVALGRSLPRKVALEMLFTGEPLSAHEALMHGLVSKVVPEDKLEEETMKISQKICESSKSVLALGKATFYRQISQDLDTAYKITTKVMVDNLTLRDGQEGIEAFVQKRKPVWSHSQEEKK; from the exons ATGGCGGCCCGGCTGTGCCGGCTGCGGAGGCCCCTCACGGCCGCCTTCAGCAGCGCCGCGGCCGCGGGGGCCGGGCAGGCCCCGCCGGCGGAGCCGCTGACGGAGCTGCGGCAGGCGGGGGGCGTGCG CACCATCGTCCTGAACAACCCGCGGCGGCGGAACGCGCTGTCGCTGCCCATGCTGCAGAGCCTGCGGCGGGACCTCCTGCACGACGTCAAGAGCCGGGAGCTGCGCGTCATCGTCATCGCGG CTAAAGGACCTGTATTTTGTTCTGGCCATGATTTAAAGGAACTGTCAAGTGAAGATGATGTGAAGCATCATTCCCAAGTATTTGAACTATGTGCAGAG GTTATGACTTTAATCCAGAAACTTCCAGTGCCAGTGATCGCCAAAGTGAACGGCCTGGCTACagcagctggctgccagctggtGGCAAGCTGTGACATCGCAGTGGCCAGTGAGAAATCTCAGTTTGCTACTCCTGGAGTGAACATTGGGCTCTTCTGCTCCACACCAGCTGTGGCCTTGGGCAGATCTCTTCCAAGAAAG GTGGCTCTGGAGATGCTTTTCACGGGTGAACCCCTCTCTGCCCACGAAGCGTTAATGCACGGGCTTGTCAGCAAGGTGGTACCAGAAGACAAGCTGGAAGAAGAGACCATGAAAATCTCTCAGAAGATATGTGAGAGCAGCAAATCTGTCCTGGCCTTGGGGAAAGCCACCTTTTACAGACAGATAAGCCAGGACCTTGACACTGCTTACAAAATAACTACTAAGGTCATGGTAGATAATTTGACTTTGAGAGATGGGCAGGAAGGCATTGAAGCCTTTGTTCAGAAGCGAAAGCCTGTCTGGTCACACTCTCAGGAGGAGAAGAAATGA